A window of Triplophysa dalaica isolate WHDGS20190420 chromosome 7, ASM1584641v1, whole genome shotgun sequence contains these coding sequences:
- the dnaaf5 gene encoding dynein axonemal assembly factor 5, producing the protein MASASDERAAADVLKSLARHLNCLNEDNKSARRRALDAIKRETIDQGLSSAVLQEVFVCLLKTLLKSLSDPAETCRDTTIQIIIAFIRSVPKPEDTLPYLMPSLAQRLGGKEILEPAEELRLALMEMLSLVVEVCGRHLAPYLDDVMRILQRTITDPFPEVKKESCKCAIHFAKCVPEHFHLQAECLFKPLLQTVSHQHSQVRVTATHAIGAVIQYSAGKNVDDVLSHLAQRLFDDSPRVRKAVTVVVGDWLLQLPDRYSYFHKLIPLLLSSLSDDIPEIRSLAEDLWKKIGAQWEMENEDDLKDKMDFQLPALYACEGERPGLGCRELVVRNLSKLLPAVGRDIGDWLVQTRVKTAQLLRVLLLHAEDHSTQHLQSLLTVLYHACADAEADVRTQCLESAKLLGVFVSPEVYLKLLLPHVVDSASCSSASPWGPLMVLGAVLRGSSTEALRPHLSQIGDTLAHPEVCQGSQQVLYLDQLLTCVGTVLRVSQVDCDVISIQLLKVLVCVQSLSSHQEQHNEAEELMRRLCEVQSLPGMCELYRRHMNDLLLWLFDSHHAWTGHSVQKTQLEIIAVQSGPVVGEFLSAFLPLLKSCVEPSRDPELRLHIFTMLSKLMLDAGNTVDSQGRFGEYMEVVLKDLLLPNLVWRSGRCAAAVRTAALSCVLALLHGAGLQAERVLSMEESLRTQLISALEEDSRLARLLACRSLHSLLKLTAHQLNTDSLNKIYPELLKRVDDSSEDVRVEALKSLGEWFSSLGNNYDTQSCRSHLELLVQQLLLYMDDPDSKVQDSVLDVLKVASEVDRDLLQQQTEAVREKQRNPEFCDKLLQHIYSL; encoded by the exons ATGGCGTCCGCCAGTGATGAACGTGCGGCTGCGGATGTTTTAAAATCTCTCGCTCGacatttaaactgtttaaacGAGGACAACAAAAGCGCAAGAAGGCGAGCTTTAGATGCGATTAAACGAGAAACTATCGACCAGGGCCTGTCCAGCGCTGTACTGCAGGAAGTCTTCGTGTGTTTGTTGAAGACGCTGCTGAAGAGTCTGTCAGATCCCGCGGAGACATGTAGAGACACGACTATTCAGATCATAATCGCCTTTATTAGATCCGTCCCCAAACCAGAGGACACTCTGCCCTATCTCATGCCCTCTCTGGCGCAGAGACTCGGAGGGAAAGAGATTCTGGAGCCGGCGGAAGAGCTCAGACTGGCACTGATGGAGATGCTGTCTCTGGTGGTGGAGGTATGTGGGAGACATCTAGCGCCTTACCTGGACGACGTGATGAGGATCCTACAGAGAACCATCACAGATCCTTTTCCAGAGGTGAAGAAAGAGAGCTGTAAATGTGCCATTCATTTCGCCAAGTGTGTTCCTG aaCATTTTCATCTGCAGGCGGAGTGTCTTTTCAAGCCCTTATTGCAGACTGTTTCTCACCAGCACTCTCAAGTGAGAGTTACAGCCACTCACGCTATTGGTGCGGTCATTCAGTACAGTGCTGGCAAGAATGTGGATGACGTTTTGTCCCATTTGGCACAAAGATTGTTTGATGATTCGCCACGG GTAAGAAAGGCTGTTACTGTAGTGGTAGGTGATTGGCTTCTTCAGCTGCCCGACAGATACTCCTACTTTCACAAACTCATTCCACTTCTCCTGAGCAGCCTGAGTGACGACATCCCTGAAATCAG GTCACTTGCTGAGGATTTGTGGAAGAAGATAGGAGCCCAGTGGGAGATGGAGAATGAAGATGATTTGAAGGATAAGATGGACTTTCAGCTACCTGCTCTTTACGCATGCGAAG GTGAGCGTCCCGGGCTGGGGTGTAGAGAGCTGGTGGTGAGAAATCTGTCTAAGCTGCTTCCTGCAGTGGGCCGGGACATTGGTGACTGGTTAGTGCAGACACGAGTGAAGACCGCCCAGCTGCTGCGTGTTCTTCTGCTGCACGCTGAAGATCACAGCACGCAACACCTGCAGTCGCTGCTCACGGTGCTGTACCACGCATGCGCTGATGCTGAGGCCGACGTTAGGACGCAG TGTTTAGAGTCGGCAAAGCTCTTGGGAGTGTTTGTTAGTCCAGAAGTCTACCTCAAGTTGCTCCTACCTCACGTTGTTGACTCCGCTTCCTGTTCGTCGGCCTCTCCCTGGGGTCCTCTCATGGTTCTGGGTGCTGTATTAAGAGGGAGCTCAACGGAGGCATTACGCCCTCACCTGTCACAGATCGGAGACACGCTTGCACACCCTGAAGTCTGTCAGGGGTCCCAACAG GTACTGTATCTGGATCAGTTGTTGACGTGTGTTGGCACTGTGCTGCGGGTTAGTCAGGTGgattgtgatgtcatcagtatACAGCTTTTGAAGGTTCTGGTGTGCGTTCAGAGTCTGTCATCACATCAGGAACAGCACAATGAg GCAGAAGAGCTGATGAGACGTCTGTGTGAGGTTCAAAGTCTGCCGGGGATGTGCGAGTTATACAGACGGCACATGAACGATCTGTTGCTATGGCTGTTTGACTCCCATCACGCCTGGACCGGTCACTCCGTTCAGAAAACACAGCTGGAGATCATCGCCGTCCAATCAG GTCCGGTTGTGGGAGAGTTTCTGTCAGCCTTTTTGCCGTTGTTAAAGAGTTGTGTTGAACCGAGTCGAGACCCGGAGTTGAGACTTCACATCTTCACCATGCTGTCCAAACTAATGTTAGATGCCGGCAACACGGTGGATTCACAAGG GAGATTTGGTGAATATATGGAGGTGGTCCTAAAAGACTTGTTGTTGCCTAATCTGGTGTGGCGTTCAGGTCGGTGCGCTGCGGCTGTCAGGACGGCTGCTCTGAGCTGTGTTTTAGCTCTTCTGCATGGGGCGGGTTTACAAGCAGAGCGa GTTCTGTCAATGGAGGAAAGCCTCAGGACTCAACTGATCTCGGCTCTGGAGGAAGATTCCAGACTGGCCCGTTTATTGGCCTGCAGGTCACTTCACTCACTGCTGAAACTCACAGCGCATCAGCTCAACACGGACTCACTCAACAAGATCTATCCGG agctGCTGAAGCGTGTTGATGACAGCAGTGAAGATGTCCGTGTTGAAGCTCTAAAGTCTCTCGGCGAGTGGTTCTCATCTCTGGGAAATAACTATGACACTCAATCATGTCGTTCGCACCTTGAGTTGCTGGTCCAGCAGCTTCTCCTCTACATGGACGACCCTGACAGCAAAGTCCAGGACTCTGTGCTCG atgTCCTTAAGGTTGCTAGTGAGGTTGATCGTGATCTCCTACAACAACAAACGGAGGCTGTGCGAGAGAAACAACGCAACCCTGAGTTCTGTGATAAACTGCTGCAGCACATTTACTCATTATAA